The Bacteroidota bacterium genome contains a region encoding:
- a CDS encoding translation initiation factor IF-3 has protein sequence MQYSIKDNKRFRERTNNYINAPQLRVIDENGDALGVLSNFEAKKLAQEKGLDLIEISPNSNPPVCRISDYGKFNYERQKKEKEAKKNQVVMTVKEVRFNPNTDTHDIEFKTKHLYNFLMEGHKVKAYVMFKGRMITHPEFGRKLMDDIVNKLSEVGKLEAPPKMEGKQLIAYFMPDKAKIAAINKFRQREAKLIAKENAMESGQTAPKPVVNEEVKNDASQQEEKQTSDNNSEGNIENA, from the coding sequence ATCCAATACAGTATTAAAGATAATAAACGCTTCCGCGAAAGAACCAATAACTACATAAACGCTCCTCAACTGAGAGTGATTGACGAAAACGGCGATGCCTTAGGTGTACTGTCTAATTTCGAAGCAAAGAAATTAGCGCAGGAAAAAGGGCTCGATTTAATCGAAATTTCGCCAAATTCAAACCCTCCTGTTTGCAGAATTTCCGATTACGGTAAATTCAATTATGAAAGACAGAAGAAGGAGAAGGAAGCCAAGAAAAATCAGGTAGTAATGACGGTTAAGGAAGTGCGTTTTAACCCGAATACCGATACGCATGATATTGAATTTAAGACGAAACATCTTTACAATTTTTTGATGGAAGGGCATAAAGTAAAAGCTTACGTTATGTTCAAAGGCAGAATGATTACGCACCCTGAGTTCGGACGAAAACTGATGGACGATATTGTGAACAAGCTGAGTGAAGTCGGTAAGCTTGAAGCTCCGCCGAAAATGGAAGGAAAGCAATTGATTGCTTACTTCATGCCGGATAAAGCAAAGATCGCTGCGATTAACAAGTTCAGACAGAGAGAAGCAAAGTTAATAGCTAAAGAGAATGCGATGGAATCAGGACAGACCGCTCCGAAGCCGGTAGTAAATGAAGAAGTAAAAAACGACGCAAGTCAACAAGAAGAAAAACAAACATCAGATAATAATTCTGAAGGGAATATAGAAAATGCCTAA
- the rpmI gene encoding 50S ribosomal protein L35 — MPKMKSNRAAAKRFKVTATGKLKRSKSYKRHILTKKSSKRKRHLGTATLVSAPETKKMLRLIQA; from the coding sequence ATGCCTAAAATGAAATCCAACAGAGCTGCTGCTAAGAGATTCAAAGTAACAGCTACAGGGAAACTGAAAAGAAGTAAGTCTTACAAAAGACATATTTTAACAAAGAAGTCCAGCAAAAGAAAGAGACATCTTGGTACAGCTACCTTGGTTTCCGCACCGGAAACGAAAAAAATGCTTAGATTAATCCAAGCATAA
- the rplT gene encoding 50S ribosomal protein L20: MPRSKNKVASHRRRKRILEKAKGYFGARSKVYTVAKNSVEKGLTHAYKDRKTKKRVYRSLWITRINAAARLNNTSYSKLIDALNKKNIDINRKVLSDLAYNNLPAFNEIVRFALA, translated from the coding sequence ATGCCACGTTCAAAAAACAAAGTCGCATCGCACAGAAGAAGAAAAAGAATCCTCGAGAAAGCTAAAGGATATTTCGGAGCGAGAAGTAAAGTCTATACAGTTGCAAAAAACTCCGTAGAAAAGGGTTTAACTCACGCATACAAAGACAGAAAAACAAAGAAGAGAGTTTACAGAAGCTTATGGATAACAAGAATTAACGCTGCTGCAAGATTGAACAACACTTCTTACTCAAAGTTAATCGATGCGTTAAACAAAAAGAATATTGATATAAACAGAAAAGTTCTTTCTGATTTAGCTTACAATAATCTTCCTGCATTCAATGAAATAGTAAGATTCGCTTTAGCGTAA
- the pheS gene encoding phenylalanine--tRNA ligase subunit alpha has translation MLDNLKNISAEVTDEIKSVNDLNSLEEFRIKYLSRKGIVASLFENLKDVPKEEKGAYGKHLNELKNLVNNLFEEKKNSFGSAEEKSDIDITLEGRTYNVGTRHLISKALEEISSIFVKIGFKIYDGPEIETEFHNFDALNTPDYHPSRDMQDTFYLDEKGKPSNEYGKILLRTHTSPGQIRAMLGHKPPIRIILPGKVFRNEAISARSLSQFHQIEGLYVDKDVTFGDLKGTLDYFAKQFFGDDLKTRMRPSFFPFTEPSAEVDVECFICKGEGCRICKHTGWVEIAGCGMVNPKVFENVGYEEGEYTGFAFGMGIERTIMVKYGIPDIRMFYENDVRFLKQF, from the coding sequence ATGCTTGACAACTTAAAAAATATATCAGCTGAAGTAACGGATGAAATAAAATCGGTAAACGATTTAAACTCGCTGGAAGAATTCAGAATAAAATATTTAAGCAGAAAAGGAATAGTTGCCTCCCTGTTTGAAAATCTCAAAGACGTTCCTAAAGAAGAAAAAGGCGCTTACGGAAAGCATCTCAACGAATTAAAAAATCTTGTTAATAATCTTTTCGAAGAAAAGAAAAATTCCTTTGGCTCTGCTGAAGAAAAATCCGACATTGATATAACCTTAGAAGGCAGAACCTACAATGTAGGAACACGCCATCTTATTTCAAAAGCGCTTGAAGAAATTTCCTCGATATTTGTAAAGATAGGATTTAAAATTTACGACGGTCCTGAAATAGAAACTGAGTTTCATAACTTCGATGCACTCAATACTCCTGACTATCATCCTTCAAGAGATATGCAGGATACTTTTTATTTAGATGAAAAAGGCAAACCTTCGAATGAATACGGTAAAATTTTATTAAGAACTCATACATCTCCGGGTCAGATACGCGCAATGCTGGGGCACAAGCCTCCGATAAGAATTATTTTGCCCGGTAAGGTGTTTAGAAATGAAGCAATAAGCGCAAGAAGCTTATCGCAATTTCATCAGATTGAAGGATTGTATGTTGATAAAGATGTTACGTTCGGTGATTTGAAAGGAACGCTGGATTACTTCGCAAAACAATTTTTCGGAGACGATTTAAAAACAAGAATGAGACCTTCGTTCTTCCCGTTCACTGAGCCCTCTGCTGAAGTTGATGTAGAGTGCTTCATCTGCAAAGGGGAAGGATGCAGAATTTGCAAGCATACGGGCTGGGTAGAAATTGCAGGCTGCGGTATGGTAAATCCTAAGGTATTTGAAAACGTAGGATATGAAGAAGGTGAATACACAGGTTTTGCATTCGGTATGGGAATAGAGAGAACGATAATGGTGAAGTATGGAATTCCGGATATAAGAATGTTCTATGAAAATGATGTCCGCTTTTTAAAACAATTTTAA
- a CDS encoding peptidylprolyl isomerase gives MKHLLILITAVFIFCFALIFNNANAQDSETKIAQLETSLGTIKIKLFTQEAPLTSQNFIDLINKGFYDGIIFHRVIDGFMIQGGDPTGTGMGGSGKIIPDEFKTGLSHGKPGIVSMANAGPGTTSSQFFITLTPQGRLDGGYSIFGEVIEGMDVVSAIGKVKTGLNDRPVEDVKIIKATILE, from the coding sequence TTGAAACATTTATTAATATTAATAACAGCAGTTTTTATTTTTTGCTTTGCTTTAATTTTTAATAACGCAAATGCGCAGGATAGTGAAACAAAAATTGCGCAGCTTGAGACATCTTTAGGTACAATAAAAATAAAATTATTTACCCAAGAAGCTCCTTTGACATCACAAAATTTCATTGACCTTATTAATAAAGGCTTTTACGACGGAATAATTTTTCACAGGGTAATAGACGGGTTTATGATTCAGGGTGGAGACCCTACCGGAACAGGAATGGGCGGCTCAGGAAAAATAATTCCTGATGAATTCAAAACAGGGTTATCGCACGGCAAGCCGGGCATTGTTTCTATGGCAAATGCAGGTCCTGGAACAACAAGCTCACAGTTTTTTATTACTCTAACTCCTCAGGGAAGGTTAGATGGGGGATATTCTATTTTCGGTGAAGTTATCGAAGGAATGGATGTTGTATCTGCAATCGGCAAAGTTAAAACAGGTTTAAATGACAGACCGGTTGAAGATGTAAAAATTATTAAAGCAACAATTTTAGAATAA
- a CDS encoding peptidylprolyl isomerase, giving the protein MKKINLLLTAFVLFAFIAAGCGKKEESTTTTTTTPPTTTTPVPTKVDTVKKDTATTKSDANGDEKKTDGKEKNIVKMETTMGTIKIKLFTKEAPITTANFIGLVNKGFYNGIIFHRVIDGFMIQGGDPTGTGTGGSPTTIKDEFGPGLTNNKAGILSMANRGPNTGSSQFFITLAPQPHLDGKHAVFGEVIDGMDVVKKIGKVKTAGADKPVTDVKMTKVTMVDK; this is encoded by the coding sequence ATGAAAAAAATTAATTTATTATTAACTGCATTCGTTCTTTTTGCATTTATTGCAGCAGGATGCGGAAAAAAAGAGGAATCTACAACAACAACTACTACAACTCCTCCGACAACTACTACTCCTGTACCTACAAAGGTTGATACAGTAAAGAAAGACACAGCAACAACTAAAAGTGATGCAAACGGCGATGAAAAGAAAACTGATGGTAAAGAAAAAAATATTGTAAAGATGGAAACAACCATGGGAACCATTAAAATAAAGTTATTTACAAAAGAAGCTCCGATAACAACAGCAAACTTTATCGGGCTTGTAAATAAAGGATTCTACAACGGAATTATTTTTCACAGAGTAATTGACGGTTTCATGATTCAAGGGGGAGACCCGACAGGAACAGGTACCGGCGGCTCACCAACGACAATTAAGGATGAATTCGGTCCCGGCTTAACGAACAATAAAGCAGGCATATTGTCCATGGCAAACAGAGGTCCTAATACAGGAAGCTCACAATTCTTCATCACACTTGCTCCTCAGCCGCACTTAGACGGCAAGCATGCAGTGTTCGGTGAAGTTATTGACGGAATGGACGTTGTAAAGAAAATAGGAAAAGTAAAAACAGCAGGAGCAGATAAACCTGTTACAGATGTGAAGATGACTAAAGTAACAATGGTAGATAAGTGA
- a CDS encoding peptidylprolyl isomerase: MEQQDKNIMMETNMGNIKIKLFMKEAPLTAGNFLSLAEKGFYDGIIFHRVIDQFMIQGGDPTGTGRGGSGKKIKDEFGDGLIHNKPGILSMANAGPNSGDSQFFITLVPTPWLDGKHAIFGEVIEGMDVVEKIGKTKVDHYDKPVEDVVMTKVYAI; the protein is encoded by the coding sequence ATGGAACAACAGGACAAAAACATTATGATGGAAACCAATATGGGCAACATCAAAATTAAATTATTCATGAAAGAAGCGCCGCTCACTGCAGGCAATTTTCTTTCGCTCGCTGAAAAAGGATTTTACGACGGAATCATTTTTCACAGAGTGATTGACCAGTTCATGATTCAGGGCGGAGACCCGACCGGAACGGGTCGCGGCGGTTCAGGCAAAAAAATTAAAGATGAATTCGGCGACGGATTGATTCACAATAAGCCAGGCATTCTTTCAATGGCAAATGCAGGACCTAACTCAGGCGACTCACAATTTTTTATTACACTTGTTCCTACTCCATGGCTTGACGGCAAGCATGCAATCTTCGGTGAAGTGATTGAAGGTATGGACGTGGTTGAGAAAATCGGTAAGACAAAAGTTGACCACTACGATAAGCCTGTTGAAGATGTGGTGATGACAAAGGTGTATGCTATCTAA
- a CDS encoding sigma-70 family RNA polymerase sigma factor: MLLKSNSVYKGYTDEQLIAEFQKEKVEAFNEIVLRYKDKLINFLFRYTGSREEAEDLAQDTFLKLYKSKHLYKEIAKFSTWFYTIAINIAKTNLRKKKNYSSISISDFDPDGEKDFDLKADVLSPEETAQAGIENEFIQQAINSLDDKFKEVIILRDIQDMDYEEIAEIMKLPLGTVKSRINRGREKLKELLQDIYKPNS; encoded by the coding sequence ATGCTTTTAAAATCGAATTCCGTTTATAAGGGTTATACCGACGAACAGCTGATAGCCGAGTTTCAGAAAGAAAAGGTTGAGGCGTTCAATGAAATTGTACTCCGGTATAAGGATAAGCTGATTAACTTTTTATTCAGATACACAGGCAGCCGTGAAGAGGCTGAGGACCTTGCGCAAGATACATTTTTGAAGCTATATAAATCGAAACATTTATACAAAGAGATAGCAAAGTTTTCTACATGGTTCTATACGATTGCAATTAACATTGCAAAGACGAACTTAAGAAAAAAGAAGAATTACAGTTCAATTTCTATAAGCGATTTTGACCCCGATGGCGAAAAAGATTTTGATTTAAAGGCCGATGTTTTATCTCCCGAGGAAACGGCTCAGGCAGGAATTGAGAACGAATTTATTCAGCAGGCAATTAACTCGCTTGATGATAAGTTCAAAGAAGTAATAATCCTGCGCGACATACAGGATATGGACTACGAAGAGATAGCTGAAATTATGAAGCTGCCGTTAGGCACAGTGAAATCCAGGATTAACAGAGGACGCGA